From Bacillus sp. FSL K6-3431, the proteins below share one genomic window:
- a CDS encoding carbohydrate ABC transporter permease → MVKSTDDKIFDTVTFIILTSVAIICFFPLMFVLAVSLTPYSEVLKNGGFVLFPKIITLEAYKHLLFHSNIIHAFGVTIFITVVGTIVNLILTVLMAYPLSRKKLPGRSFFLLLVVFTMLFSGGIVPTYLIVKATGLINSVWAMIIPNAIWTFNILIMKSFYENLPEDLFESARIDGAGELRILFKIVLPLSVPVMMTIGLFYAVGHWNEFFQAIMYITDTSLFPLQVVVRDILLQTQNTLDNPDVTLPTVTMQMAAVILASIPIIVVYPFIQKHFTKGMLLGSVKG, encoded by the coding sequence TTGGTGAAATCTACAGATGACAAAATATTTGATACAGTTACTTTTATTATTTTAACTAGTGTTGCCATCATTTGCTTCTTCCCATTAATGTTCGTTTTGGCAGTATCACTGACACCTTATAGTGAGGTATTAAAAAATGGGGGATTTGTTCTTTTTCCAAAGATTATTACATTGGAAGCTTACAAACATTTACTCTTTCATTCTAATATTATCCATGCCTTCGGAGTGACAATTTTTATTACTGTTGTGGGGACAATAGTAAACCTTATCTTAACTGTATTAATGGCATATCCATTAAGTAGAAAAAAGTTACCTGGTAGATCATTTTTCCTCCTTTTAGTCGTTTTTACTATGCTTTTCAGCGGGGGGATTGTCCCAACTTATTTAATTGTAAAGGCAACTGGGCTGATAAATTCTGTCTGGGCAATGATCATACCAAATGCAATATGGACATTTAATATATTGATTATGAAAAGCTTTTATGAGAATTTGCCGGAGGACCTTTTTGAATCTGCGCGGATAGATGGAGCAGGTGAACTTAGGATCTTATTTAAAATTGTTTTGCCGTTGTCTGTACCTGTGATGATGACCATAGGTTTATTCTATGCTGTTGGGCACTGGAATGAATTTTTTCAAGCAATCATGTATATAACCGATACTAGTCTCTTCCCGCTTCAAGTTGTTGTACGTGATATATTGCTACAAACGCAAAATACATTGGATAACCCAGATGTAACTCTGCCAACGGTTACGATGCAGATGGCTGCAGTGATATTAGCAAGTATACCTATTATTGTTGTTTACCCATTTATTCAAAAGCATTTCACGAAAGGAATGCTGTTAGGCTCGGTTAAAGGATGA
- a CDS encoding ABC transporter permease, which translates to MLLPGVIWFFVYKYLPMYGVIIAFKDYNLVEGILKSPWADPWYKHFQTFYESPYFTQLLTNTFLISFYKLLVGMIPSIILAILLNECRVIWFKRWVQTLSYMPHFLSWVIIYGILNAFLSQSTGLINRWITELGGSALPFLTSTDWFRSVLVLSDGWQNLGWGAIIYLAAIAGIDPSLYEAAKIDGASRMKMIWHITLPGIRNVIFLLLILRIGSILDAGFDQIYILYNIHVYPVADILDTWVFRTGLERMDFSIAAAVGLFKSMIGFVLILGANNTAKKWGGGIW; encoded by the coding sequence ATGTTGCTACCTGGAGTTATTTGGTTTTTTGTCTATAAATATTTGCCGATGTATGGGGTTATTATTGCCTTTAAAGATTACAACTTAGTTGAAGGTATTTTGAAGAGCCCTTGGGCAGATCCTTGGTATAAGCATTTTCAAACGTTTTATGAGTCACCTTATTTTACTCAACTATTAACTAATACCTTTTTAATCAGTTTTTATAAATTATTGGTTGGTATGATTCCCTCCATCATCTTAGCGATTTTATTAAATGAATGTAGGGTTATATGGTTTAAAAGGTGGGTTCAAACATTAAGCTATATGCCTCACTTTCTATCTTGGGTAATCATTTACGGAATTCTTAATGCTTTTCTTTCACAAAGTACAGGTCTTATTAATCGTTGGATTACTGAACTGGGCGGATCTGCTCTGCCATTTTTAACTTCAACAGATTGGTTTCGGTCGGTATTAGTATTATCAGATGGATGGCAAAACCTTGGATGGGGGGCGATTATTTATCTTGCGGCCATTGCAGGGATAGATCCCTCCTTATACGAAGCAGCGAAAATAGATGGCGCGAGTAGGATGAAAATGATATGGCATATCACACTTCCCGGGATAAGGAATGTAATCTTTCTATTATTGATATTACGGATTGGTAGTATATTAGATGCTGGATTTGATCAAATTTATATTTTGTACAATATTCATGTATATCCAGTTGCTGATATTTTAGATACTTGGGTGTTTAGAACGGGATTAGAAAGAATGGACTTCAGTATTGCGGCGGCTGTTGGCTTATTCAAATCTATGATTGGATTTGTGCTAATCCTTGGAGCAAATAATACAGCAAAAAAATGGGGAGGGGGTATTTGGTGA
- a CDS encoding cache domain-containing sensor histidine kinase, translating into MRSKLWRIKSWSIATKVFCTLFILTATLFTSLGWRNLTETERLYKMQLINDSNLLIEQANHLIDTYLESIQNILIYLSSQDYLLEINNEEEAEIFLREYGDNNRSLISAFYMIREDGKIYSSKQVYYDILGNPNLKAMVELSKENYGGLNWSEPYHSPISGETIAFVIPITNNKYESVGVAIVEMNLDSMERKLSPLLGGESRTFTILSEQGNIISVEPRHPLLPYEHNYLKELKAPFVDELYTLETGIDEVEGTTNALVSIKSNSNRLRWNLITLIDKQYFYKNIQALYQSFRNTVGLWVLTILLFSIMMTYFITHPIRQLVSKMDKVKDIENIPSISLNREDEFGHLANSYNAMMDRIKRLVRDLKEMEAKKKDYELKMLQSQISPHFLYNTLACIGSLAKQHKITEVRETIRALVSLLSFSFNKSSEFITLAEEIEGIKQYAYIQHIRFGDKFDLNIQIDASALQCKIMSLTLQPIIENAIIHGVAPCKDKRLISIKGRISGKDLILYIRDDGIGMEKSVLEGLLKTERTTEKYVGFNNVGLKNVHDRIQIHFGTEYGIKIASKSQVGTVVRVSLSVIF; encoded by the coding sequence ATGAGAAGTAAACTATGGAGAATAAAAAGTTGGAGCATCGCAACTAAAGTTTTTTGTACGTTATTTATTTTGACAGCCACTTTATTTACATCTTTAGGTTGGAGAAACTTAACAGAAACAGAGAGACTGTATAAAATGCAATTAATAAATGATTCGAATTTATTAATAGAACAAGCTAATCATTTAATAGATACCTATTTGGAGAGTATTCAAAATATACTGATTTATCTTTCGTCACAAGATTATCTTTTAGAAATAAACAATGAAGAAGAGGCAGAAATTTTTCTAAGGGAATATGGAGATAATAATCGTTCTTTAATAAGTGCATTTTATATGATAAGAGAAGATGGAAAGATTTACTCAAGCAAACAAGTTTATTACGACATTCTTGGAAATCCCAATCTGAAAGCAATGGTTGAACTATCAAAGGAAAACTATGGAGGATTAAACTGGAGTGAGCCATACCATTCACCTATTTCAGGAGAAACGATTGCATTTGTTATTCCAATCACTAATAACAAGTACGAATCGGTAGGGGTTGCCATAGTAGAAATGAATTTAGATTCCATGGAGCGGAAGTTATCCCCTCTGCTAGGAGGTGAAAGTAGAACATTTACTATCTTATCTGAACAAGGAAATATCATTTCTGTTGAACCACGCCATCCACTTTTGCCATATGAACATAATTATTTGAAAGAACTGAAAGCACCATTTGTTGATGAATTATATACATTGGAGACTGGCATCGATGAGGTTGAAGGAACGACTAATGCGCTAGTATCCATTAAATCAAATAGCAATCGTTTGCGTTGGAATTTAATCACTTTAATTGATAAGCAGTATTTTTACAAAAATATTCAAGCGCTTTATCAAAGTTTCCGTAACACAGTTGGTCTATGGGTTTTGACCATATTGCTATTCTCCATTATGATGACATATTTTATTACTCATCCGATTCGGCAGTTAGTATCTAAGATGGATAAAGTGAAAGATATAGAAAACATCCCCAGTATTTCATTAAATCGTGAGGATGAATTTGGCCACTTAGCGAATAGTTATAATGCGATGATGGATCGGATTAAAAGGTTAGTAAGAGATTTGAAAGAAATGGAAGCGAAGAAGAAAGATTATGAATTAAAGATGCTACAAAGCCAGATAAGCCCTCATTTTTTGTATAATACACTAGCGTGCATCGGTAGTTTGGCAAAACAGCATAAAATAACAGAAGTACGGGAAACAATAAGAGCCTTAGTCAGTTTATTATCTTTTAGTTTTAATAAAAGTTCTGAATTTATCACATTAGCTGAAGAAATCGAAGGAATTAAGCAATATGCATACATTCAACATATCCGTTTTGGTGATAAATTTGATTTAAACATACAAATAGATGCATCTGCTCTTCAGTGTAAAATAATGAGTTTGACACTCCAACCAATCATTGAAAATGCGATTATTCATGGGGTTGCACCGTGTAAAGACAAAAGGTTAATATCAATCAAAGGAAGGATATCCGGAAAAGATTTAATTCTATATATCCGAGATGATGGAATCGGAATGGAAAAATCTGTATTAGAAGGATTATTAAAGACTGAGAGAACCACGGAAAAATATGTAGGATTTAATAATGTAGGGTTAAAAAATGTCCATGATAGAATTCAAATTCACTTCGGTACAGAATATGGGATAAAGATTGCTTCCAAAAGTCAGGTAGGAACGGTTGTAAGAGTTTCCTTATCTGTAATATTTTGA